The nucleotide window CCTTGGCCGCCACCTCCCCCTCTTGGGACCTGCGCTCCCCGCTTTCACAGGCTTCCGAAACTGGTGCGTGTTGGTTTGTGGGGTCCGTCCGAGCAGGTAGAGCCTGTAAGGGACCCCGAAGTGCTCCTGTCCTCCGCGGCTGCACGTTGACGCTCTGTAGTTGGGTTCGTTGAAGGACTAAAACCGTGTTACGGCTTAATGGGAAATTGCTCGCttattcacatattttctttAGGAATTACGGCAGCTTGCACTCTTTCGTATTATTTGGTAGTTTTTGTTGATGTGATTAGAAGGAGATACCGTTGACAGCCTTTTCAACTCTTTGACCACCAATTGCATTGATTTCCTGACCTGACGGCTTGGTACAAGGGGCAGGGAAGCAAGCAGGAGAGCTCTGATAGtagtgttgggtttttttggttttgtgtgtgtgtgtgtgtgtttgtgtgtgtgtttctgtgtaaCTTCTTTCCTTCAGGACAACTTTTATTGAGCTTCTTTGCCAGAGTCACATTTTTGCTGTATCTGGTTTATAATTTAATGTCTGAAAACATTTCATTATCGATGTAAAGCTTTGTCATTAGATAAGCAACAAAGatcattttcaacttttatttatttatttatttttttgaactgtGATAGACCTCTTTAAATCTCTGTATGGAAAGGTAGTTTGGGTAGAATGCTGTGGTTTTTAAGAATGTTGCCAGTTTCCCGATTCTTCCCAATTTCTTCAGTGTCATCAACGGAAGTCTCCCTCTGAAGAAAATAGCTTTGTAGTTTCCTTTTccaaatttaggaaaatattaacCAGGCGGAAGTATCTCAGATGGAATTGTGCTAATAAACTTTCGGTTTCCAGAAGATTTTTCTGATTGTTAGGACTTTTATCAGGACATTTTCTTTCGTTGGCCTGTCTTTGTATTAGGCAGGAGTGCTGCTGTAATTGGAGAccatcatttatttcttaagccatttgctaatatttggtcATATGTTAGATTTTTCTGGGAACTCCCAGGTTAGGGAACTGGCCCCTGCTAGGCTAATTTCTTTGTAGTCACAGAATCAGCACCCCGTCTCTGGAGAGTTTAGATAATTGGGCTGTTCCATCCCTAGCCTAGAGGCTTTGGGAGTAGAAACCAGACTCAGATATCTAAGTTTTTCCCTCCAAATGTTTCATCACTCAGTTACAGTATAAATTCTTGCCTTGTTGATGTGTCATATGGGACAACCATTCATACACAAATGATGAAATTTCTATATAAACCAGCCTAGTTGCTGATTTCATAAGACTGGAGAAACTTTGTAAGTTTTGAGAACACTTTAGAGTGATATGTTTAACCCCACTGATTTTTATCATATTCAGTGTGACTGGGAGGTGGGATGTCAcagaaagctattttttaatacttaaatcttaccttgttttcatttttaattttttaagagatcaTCTTTTATTGACTTTTTCAGAGTGTACTCAAAGAATTTAGACTTTCTTTTTTGGTAAGAACATGATTGTTCTCTGTCATAGAAGAGTTACCCTCAGACACCATCGAGCCCTAAAGCTATTGCCTTTTGGCCAAGATTACCACAAACCAGTAtgctttttgagatttttctgcctgattcaagaatttttttcagttacCATTCTCTTCTGAGAGGGCAGATCTTGCTTATGTGCAGTTCTACCTCCTATTTGTCATTTGCTTATGGGAAGCAAGATTTTTAAACTTAGAAAATTTTATGTTACGAGTTACAGGTAACAATGATCATTTCTGGGTAGAGAAAGTGACTACTCAATTTTGTTCTGGCTACATGAATTGctattgaaaaaatatgtataaatgaaCATAGGtagctctttaattttttttattctgctgaAATTCTCACACAACAGTTGTTGACTGAATAAGAGCCTAAGAGCCTAAGGGTCTGTTTATAAAGAATGGTAGCTTTAGTGTATGGGCTTTGTGACATCTGTTGTGCTCTGTAGTGACCCTTGTTTCTTCCAGGATTCTAAATTATATTCTGGATAAATGGCTTCTGAATAAATAAGTTGttattatatagtatttatagtGGTGAATTTAGCTGTTGGGCAACTACATTCAAAAAGTGAAGATGgttccctgaaactaatataacactgtatgttagttatacggaaataaaaaaaaatttttaagcgaAGATGACATTTTACTTCTTCAGCATGTCTTGTTACAAGTATCTTTAGTGTTCAgagaattatttgcattttagttCTAGTCcaagtctcattttttaaaaagattttatttgtttatttgagagcaagagaacacaagcaggagaggggcagagggagagggagaagcagactccccactgaccagggagcccgatgcagggttccatcccagagtcctgggatcatgacctgagcccaaggcagacacttaactgactgagccacccaggcacccccaagtctcattttatagaagaaagaaCTGACACTCAGCTACTATTATGTAGGCAGCTAGTTAAGTGGCTAGTAGGGGCTAGGGACCCATTGTCTCCTGACTTTCATTTATGTGCTGTTTTTACCCTGCTACTTTGGAATGATCTTCCTATCCTCTtcccttctgttcctttctctctttttttccccttgggttTTTTactcattctaaaatatttattatgcagtGTTAAGAGCTGGGGTGTGAGCATGAACAGAAAAACTTTTTCCCTGCTGTGGTGGACCAAACAGATTATAAGGAAAAACagatacaggggtgcctggatggcttagtcagttaagcatcatactcttgattttggctcaggtcacgatctcagagtcatggaatcaagccccacatcgtgctttgtgctcagcacggagtctgcttgtccctttccctatGCTCCTTACCCCACTTGCACGTACACTCTCTGtcttccaatctctctctctctctaaaataaattaaatctgtattttaaaaaggaaaaacaggtatAAGTCATTATAAAATTACAGCTATCGTAACTGAGCAAAGAGAATGTATACAGTGCAAGGAGGGCCTCTGCACATGCATAATCCTCTGCCTGGGATACTCCCCTGCAGATATCCACGTGATTTGCTCCCTCATTTCATATAAATCTCTGTTCAGATGTCACCTCATCAGAGATGTCTTCCGAGGCCGCTCTGTCTGAAATACCACTCCCATCGTCGTACCttacttgatttctttcataGCACTTAACATTaattttctaactttatttttatgattttgttccCTGCTAGAGTATAAGCTTCGTGAGAGCaagagctttaatttttttttcattgccttaTCAAGAACAGTGTGTGAAAACGTATTAGGTGCTCAggagatatttgttgaataatgaatgaatatatcTAATAGGAGGAATTGGTCTAGCAGGAGATTTGAAAAAAACTTCAGTGAGGAAGAAATGATTGAGCTGACATCTGAAGGACATAGAGGAATTCActtggaagaaagaggaagggaatggAAGAATAATGCAAGCTCCCTGCATGTGGAAGGACCTTGTCTGGTTTCTTAACATATCTCCAGCACTTGTTATGTATTTAactctcagtaaatatttcttgaatgaaatgaatgaatgaaaaagtttCCGAGATAGAAGGGACATGTATAAGGGCCATGTGGGTGAGGAGCCTGCTAATTTCTGGGAGAGGAAAGGCCAGTGTAACCAAAGTGCAGAGAGCAAGGCATAGTAATAATATAGGCTGGTGTTAGGAGAGTGAGCAGGGTCACATTTTGAGGGTCTATGAACAAAACAAGTGGTAAACTCAGTATTTTTCTCACAGTTTACATTGCATTTCATTGTAAACTTGAAGTTACttgctgtaaaataaaaatgcaactctttttctttcttttttctgtaactGAAAATATAATGGCACTAAGGACTAGGGAAATGTGTTCAGAGTTGACATGATCTACATCGGTGATCTAAATGAAAACCAAATCTACTATCTTACCATACCATGTGAGTGGGTGTCTGTAATTATAACCATTTTAATCCAGAGAAATCTGTCAGTAGTACTGGGCAGGATTTAACCCCTTTACTGTTAGTTTTGGTTTGTATATGTTAGCTTTTCTTTTGGTAACTTTTAGACCTTCTGCaactcttttgaaaaataagatttctgTTAAGGTTAATGTACTgcctcatttaaaacaaaaaacacctaagTTATTCTCTTAGCCAATGCAGTTACAGAAAAATACAAGTTATATagaactctaaataaataaatagatcatttGTATCTTTGCTTAATTCTAGGCCATCAATTAACTATGCCTATTGAAGAAAGTTTTTTCTACTCACTAATAAtatgtgaaaacattttataaaatatgttttgtgtgtgtataacttTAGAAACTATGTTTTATCTGTAGAATGCATCTATTGCTTGTGTTAATATCTTAAAATAGTGATACCAAAGAAGGATTTATACCCATTATCTTGTGCATTTTCCAATGTGTAGAAGGTTAGGGGAGGAAACCCAACTATAGTTTTGTAAGCTATTTAAAGGTCTATATCAAAATTAGTTGATTAAAATTATTAACTCCAGATATCCTTGGACACTTTTTTCTTACTAGTTTTGAGCACATTGGGTGTATATGCAAGAAGCAGGAACTGATCATGAGAGACTTTcccaaaaaataaagttctaaagTCCAGTAAAGCTGAGAATGCAGTTTCTGAACATCCTGCTTTTCAAACTGTAATGATCTGTGGAGTAAATATAACACTAATTACTGGAGGAACATCGATCTGGCAGGCTAAGATACTTATTAGAAATAGAGCCAGTAATGAGGGAATGTGGTAGTGTGTTCATGATGGGTCAGGGCTCTGAAAATCAGtgttgctttattttgctttgaagatgacacaaaaaacTTATTCAGAGACTATAGATAACTTAGAGTATAATTGAAGATAACTCACTTttaatgcatttgtttttttgtattgtgTTCTGTTTTGCCTTTTGCTTCTGGGATCCCAGGTAATGTTCAGACTGCTAAcactgatattaaaaataatgttaagttTAATTAATGTTTGTATTTGACTCTATTTACTTTGCAGCTTTGATTAGTTTGTCCTTTGGAGGAGCAATTGGGCTGATGTTTTTGATGCTTGGATGTGCCCTTCCAATATACAAGTATgtaaaatttttgtgtttttgagtGTTTGAGGGtaaaatttttctacttttaaaactttaagaattttttgaaTGAAAGCTTCTACTGTAGAAGTAATTGTGAGAAATGTTCATTGACCAAGGACAAACctttttaaaagtgcaaaaaaTGCTTTGGCTATTGCACTACTGTTCAGTTTTAAGTGCCTATTGATAAAATTAAACAtgagaagattttaaaatgtcttttcagcAAAAAATACCAGAAGCAGAATTAAGAGACAGTTGACTCAGAAAAAGTTATGTAAGCTATTACTTTCCATAGGGtagaaagaacttttaaaaattaataggatagggacgcctgggtggctcagcggttgaacgtctgcctttggcttggtgtgatcctggagtcctgaagtcctaggattgagccccgcatcgggctctctacatggagcctgcttctctgccctcttcctatgtttctgcctctctttccgtgtctctcatgaataaagaaataaaatcttttttaaaaaaaggatagataagtgagaaaaatacagacaactaaataaaaaaaatgcacaagtaTGAAAAAAGAACTGCACATTTACTAATAATAAGCACATGAAGTTATATTCAGCCtctttcaaaattaaatgaaatcctTTGGCAGAGATAAAAGCTATGGGTAGACAGGCACCGCCGTGTGCAGTGGGGTGAAGGAATAGCTATGTGCAGTCATCTTGGAGGCCAGTTTGCTTATAGCTCTCAAAATGTGTATATTCCTTGAACTAGTCATTCCACTTAGAATTTTCTCATGCAAATCTCCTGGCAGATGTTTGCAAAGACATGTATATGGGGGGGATTCTCGGTATACATGGCAGCCCGGTTAATAACAAAAGCCCTGGAGGCATCCTAAAGGCCTGTCAAAGGAGAAATGGTTTAAACTATGGTACGTCCATCCATCCATGGAAATCATAggcacttttaaaaagaatgaggaagagctGTAAATCCTAACAGGTAAAGGTGCTCAAGATACATTGTTAAATGGAAAAATGCAGTGATTCATGTTGCTAAAATTTATCTGTATGGAAATATGGAAGGACCCACAAGAAGGTCATTAGGAgagtggaaggagaaaggaggggagatATGGGCGGCTTGGTGTTTCCacttttgtgcttttgttttctttttaactttttatgttgAAATGATTACATACTATCAAGAAGTTGCAAAGATCACTTCtctgccttttggctaagatcaagtgaagaAGTTGCAAAGGTAGTACAGAGAGGTCCCCTGTCCCTTCACACAAGCTTCCCCCAGTGGCCCTGTCTTACATAACCTTACTTGTATTATCCAACCCGGAAATGACATTGGCACAATACAAAGCTAGATTGCACATTAAAAGCCAcctattttctatattctggcTGAAAGTCTTCAACATTACTTTCAGttcattttctacattttgaTTTTAGTGTTTTGGGAGTTCACAGTGACCGAAGCAGAGTTTGGGGGTGTTCCAGCTTTAAGCCAAGAAAACTGTCATTCATTAAAAGTTAAGGGCAtgaattttgccttttaaaaattactgtgccaatatttctattttccataTGCTTCTTTATGTAtaacttaaataatatttttgaattttgggCCTTGATTCCAACTGTTTTagtttataaagcattttcttcTAATATAAGAAATTTTTAATCATTGTGTCACAACTGGCTTTAGAAATACCATgactaaatgtttttcttttcagtgttcaggttattgtttatttttaatctatatcATGTTTTGTACCTTGCAACATTTCTTTGGTCCTTATTTTTGAAAAGCATGTATTATGTGTAGAAAAATGACATAGATAGCAAAAACtacattaacttattttttttttcctagccaaTACTGGCctctctttgttctgtttttttacaTCCTTTCACCTATTCCATACTGCATAGCGAGAAGATTAGTGGATGACACAGATGCTATGAGTAACGCTTGTAAGGAACTTGCCATATTTCTTACAACAGGCATTGTTGTCTCAGCTTTTGGGCTCCCTATTGTGTTTGCCAGAGCACATCTggtaagtaaatatatttttctgttaacGATTTTACATTAGACTGTGTGTTAAAATTACCTCAGGAAAAAAGATTTTGATAAATGACatgaaaaagagatgagagacaTAAGATCCTAGAGGATAGAGATAATCTTTTGTTGTCATTAACTGATAAAAATGATATTGGAGAGCATGGCTGGGGTCTGCAACAACAGTTGGCTCACCAGTACTTCACTCCCAGAACTGGGCACATCAGCTCACCCAGTGCTTCCCAACCACAAGCCACCCCCTCTGTAACTGTTGAAAGGCCTAAGGGGACATTATGTGTTCTCTGCAAATGGGAAAGTATGAAAGAGGGGAAGGGGTGCTGGGCTCCATATGCTTGTCTCCCTCCCAGACTCGGCAATCAGATTCACTCCTCCATCTCTGAGGAGGTAGAAAAGCCAGGGCCCTTCCAAATGGTGAGACAGGTAATCCCCTTTGCCCCTTTAAAAGAATGTACATGAATGTGTTTTCGTCTCTAGTACTTTAATCTGCTCTCTAGATAAAATTAGATTTACTGAAGAAGAGTTGGAGCAGATTTCTTTACAAACCAAAAGTTGTATATGTCTGTGCTGCCTCTTCAGAGTCCAGAAGTCGAGCTGTTGAATAATTATCATCTTCGtgactttgtctttttaaaagaagtaaattaaaaacagCAATATAGAAAAGACCATTATGTCTTCAGTAGAGTGAAAGTTATTATTACAAATTGTATCTGTTTTAGATCATGATTGGCTTTCAACTAGAGTCTTGAtttacttttcattctctttttgtttttcatgtgtctattaactgtttgtcttcttttcctaGATTGAGTGGGGAGCTTGTGCACTTGTTCTCACAGGAAACACAGTCATCTTTGCAACTATACTGGGCTTTTTCTTGGTCTTTGGAAGCAATGATGACTTCAGCTGGCAGCAGTGGTGAAAGGAATTACTGAACTATTGTCAGATGGACTTCTTGTCATTTGTTGGCCATCCACGCACACAGAAGATGGGGCAGGAATGCTGAGTGGTACAGCAAGCCTCTTGGGGGTATTCTAGGTGCTCCCTTCTCACTTTTATTGTAAGCATACTATTTTCACAGAGACTTGCTGAAGGATtaaaaggattttctcttttggaaaagCTTGACTGATTTCACACTTATCTCTAGTATGCTTTTTGTGGTGTCCTgctgaatttaaatatttatgtatccctgtttagtttttttttttttaatcagtatgCAATGTtaagcctttttaaaatgtaataaccaTTTGCATTGGTTAGGAATTAGATTTCTGCTGGCTATTACTGGGCTAAAGGatattttttgtcttaaaattatttaacctccattgcaaaaagttaaaagttttcAATCAGGATGACATCACTCCCAATTTTATGCAAACATGCAGACTGTTGGTATACCTTATAGACTGTATACTCAGTGCAAATATAGCTGCATTTATACCTCAGAGGAGCCAAGTATTAATGCCCGTGCCCTCCATAAGGGTTGCTGGTTTTGCCAGTGAGCAGGTGTTTTATGAATTGAAAATTATCTTATGGAATTGCTACAAAGGAGTGCTTTTCTTCTCAGTTGATAGAAGAATTTATTGTTAAAGGTAAGCGTGTAAAACCAGATTTCTGAGatggtttttatttatgtttattatagtTAAAGTAGAGTGAGTTGCATTGTGGGAAGAAACGACgttgaaattccatttttttgaaTCCTCTATTTATAAGTGAAATGTTTGATCCTCTATCAGCCTTTCATATTTTACCATGGATGAAATGGACTTACGTGGAACTACTACTGATAAGGGAAAGTTGTATGTTTGCGTCACCTAGACCAGAAAACCtttccctgcttcctccttttaacttattttatacattgtatatattaagtaaaataacttttcaaatatAGTTTAATAACACTTAAATTAGAGGTGTTTATCTCACCTGGAAAGTAATTGCTATGCCATACATGCCGAGTGCCCCCTGCCCCGCAAGGCCTTGACATGATTAACAAGTGACTTTGTTAGTCTTGCAGAGAAGTGACGCATTAACAATTTAAGATTTAGACCATGGTAATTGTAGTTCTTATTCTCTAAGGTTATatcatatgtaatttaaaaatatttaagacaagtTTCCTGTATACCTCTcaacttctttgatttttatttcatcatgatAGATATGCTCTTTCcttttaaatgacatttattgTGTGAATTAATGCAAAGTAGCCAAATCCAGCTGTATAGCAGCTTCAAACACAGACCTGACCAAAAAATTCCCAGTAACCAGGCATGATCAAATCATAGTGGTCATTTGCATCTCAACAATTATCAGTACCTTTTTCTAGAGCTAGTTATGAAAATGTTCAAGTTGGTTCAACAGTATGTTGTTGAGgatatttgtgtgtttattcaGTATACTTACATAAAAACTATTTTGCCTTCAGACAAAACTGAGTGATCATGACAGCTACCTTTTGTTGTTTTATGAAGTTTATTTCTCAAGAAAAGGGGAACAAATTTTGGGTTTACTAAAGATGCTTGAAGGCCACAGGTTTTATTGCCAAAACCCAAGTTGTGACTTTCGCTGTGAGATGGGAAGCAGAATGAAGgatttgcatgtggctgtcccaCTTAGTAGGCTAGAAACAACTTGCAGTGTTATAATTATATAAACCTAAGAGGAAGGTACAGGTACACAGGAAGTAGCTGGCCATACAGTTGGGAACTCAGTGCCTGTGatctacttgattttttttttcaggaagtaCATATTCTGGCCCTTCCCCATTATCTGTTCTAGAATATCAGTGCAGTGCACTGCTACTGTTTTATTCACTTGGCCATAGACTCTTTTTCTAACAGCTGCATATTCTTTCTGTATACGGATTGCATTGGCAGCATTGTGTCTTTCATCTTGCACACTAGCTCGACATAGTGCTGTCTCTGATTTCTAGGCTAGTTTGAGGTATGAGTTTTCCATAGAATGTGCACTGATACTGCATTGCCATTCTTCTatggaaagaaaacttttgatgatgaaacaataaagattttaaatatctattttagtTTGTGGGTGTTTTTGAAGTGAAAATATACTGTGCACTTCAGCTCTTGAAGTGccttattcattttaataacGTGATGTAAAGCAAGTATGACATTAGTCATTAATGTTAGACTTGAAAGAGTTTCACTTGCAAAATAGAATTGAAACCATAGTAATGTTACGGTGAAGCCCTATGATTTTGTGCTATGATGAAAGGATTGGTAAACTGGGGAAGTAGAATTTTTACCTAACCCTTTACAAAAAAGCCATAAATGATTTTGTTGATATAAAAAGACTGTTGATAATCTAAAGTCAAGGTTGTACCTATTCTTaaattttcagatcttttttATGACTGTATGTTTTATTGTGTATTTATCGCCATTTATTATTAGAGCATTTTGCAAACATTTCCAATAGTTAAAGGTAAAAAATCAGTGTGGTATAGTGTGAACAGAAAAAAGTACTGTTCTCTTTTGTCAAACATGAATCTTGTCCCAGACTGTCCTAATTATATAATctcattatatactttaaaaagtttagGTCACAGTTTCTTAGTGTTTGCTCTAATATGATTTTTGGGGGGGTAATGTCAAAATAATCCAGATTTCTACAGTAAACTCTGGAATATTTATACTGAATGTGACGAGATTCATAAGTTTCAGGTAACTAAATCAGCACATCAAATTTAACAAGCAGTCATGCAACATTACTGTTAAGTGATATGTACATTTTACATCTCAGGATGTTTTATGGTTTATAAAATTGGTGGAAAATTCAAAATCATGTTTCTTCCATATAAAGCCTATGTTATCCTTTCTCTTGGTGAAGATTAGGGAGTTCTTATTTTATTACAGGCCTCCTAATTTTCTGGCATTCCCAGAGAAGAGAACATAtcctgtaaaataaatattccagatAACTGAAGTTTATCTCAAAAAGAActgacatttgttttatttattttggtcaaAGTATTAAATGAGTCATATACTTTTGTACTTTCTAAGAATATATTAAGACATTTTGGGTTTTTCTTGGTAATTTAGGATTATCATGAATTATTTCTCCCTCTTTTAAAAGGCCCCAGACCTGTATCTTTCTGGAATTGTGTTTTTGCTGGCTTTTCTTAGAACTCAGTTTGTTCCTAGCATGCCTTAACtacttttgtttctaattttctttttctttttttttaaattttatttattttaagatttattcattcatgagaggcacacagagagagagagagagagagagaggcagagacacaggcagagggagaagcaggctccatgcagggagcccgatgtgggactcgatcccgggtctccaggatcacgtcctgggccaaaggcaggtgccaaactgctgagccacccagggatcccctgtttctaATTTTCCAAACTATAGTATAttagggggcatctgggtagctcagttggttaggtatctGTCTCCtggtttggctcaagtcatgatctctgggtgcccggactgagccccacgttgggctctgtggtaggcagggagtctgctggggggttctctctccctttcctgtctcctctgcccctctctccactcgTGTGTGCAGgcactttctccttccctctctctcaaatgggtggataaatctttaaaaataaataaataaactatagtaCATTGGGAGGAATGGAAAGTTgccaggggaaaaaatgaggtaACCAAGCATACTGAATCAATTATGTAATATTTCTATTCACAATACCTCAGTGGGCCTAACTAGGTGCTCCCACCTCTtctacaaatgaaataaatgcttTGTGATGAATCTTCTTCCTGCTgaaagggctttaaaaaaaaaaataaactgtagctGTTAAACTGTATATACCAGACAGTGGGAGGCTGTGAGAGGAAACACAGATAAGGAAGGA belongs to Canis lupus baileyi chromosome 15, mCanLup2.hap1, whole genome shotgun sequence and includes:
- the LEPROTL1 gene encoding leptin receptor overlapping transcript-like 1, with product MAGIKALISLSFGGAIGLMFLMLGCALPIYNQYWPLFVLFFYILSPIPYCIARRLVDDTDAMSNACKELAIFLTTGIVVSAFGLPIVFARAHLIEWGACALVLTGNTVIFATILGFFLVFGSNDDFSWQQW